A stretch of bacterium DNA encodes these proteins:
- a CDS encoding prepilin-type N-terminal cleavage/methylation domain-containing protein: MRSGAPVVFPPLRSAGFTLVELMIVVAIVGILAAIAIPNFMRMRERAKIAEAKANLGAIRVTETSHYAEYSMYVGNQAMTPDRTGDPPARFPWVANTRFSMLGFAPDGRVYFSYALGGVDFPADGFTAEAHGDLDGNGVWSVWSITSGDKEIRQQGDSL; encoded by the coding sequence GTGAGATCGGGAGCCCCCGTCGTTTTTCCCCCCCTTCGCTCGGCGGGTTTCACGCTCGTCGAGCTGATGATCGTGGTCGCGATCGTCGGCATCCTCGCCGCCATTGCCATACCGAACTTCATGCGGATGCGCGAGCGCGCCAAGATCGCGGAGGCCAAGGCGAACCTCGGAGCGATCCGCGTGACCGAGACGTCGCACTACGCCGAGTACAGCATGTACGTCGGCAACCAGGCCATGACGCCGGATCGCACCGGGGACCCCCCGGCACGTTTCCCGTGGGTCGCCAACACGCGCTTCTCCATGCTCGGGTTCGCCCCCGACGGGAGGGTCTACTTCAGCTACGCGCTCGGCGGCGTCGACTTCCCCGCGGACGGGTTCACCGCCGAGGCGCACGGCGACCTCGACGGCAACGGCGTCTGGTCGGTCTGGTCCATCACCAGCGGCGACAAAGAGATCCGCCAACAGGGCGACAGCCTCTGA
- a CDS encoding prepilin-type N-terminal cleavage/methylation domain-containing protein, protein MLQRIRNRKGFTLVELMIVVAIIGILAAIAIPNFLQFRLKAKTSEAKSNLGAIRSTEVAYFAEWNVYVGNQAPVPVADRTSNPNKLPWAPAGTTSRFSILGFAPEGNVFFSYKMDGIDWPLQVNGFDIHALGDLDADGQISDFWVSDISTEISKTGGTF, encoded by the coding sequence ATGTTGCAGAGAATCCGGAACCGGAAGGGCTTCACCCTCGTCGAGCTGATGATCGTCGTCGCCATCATCGGCATCCTCGCCGCGATCGCGATCCCGAACTTCCTCCAGTTCCGCCTCAAGGCGAAGACCTCGGAGGCCAAGTCGAACCTCGGCGCCATCCGCAGCACCGAGGTGGCCTACTTCGCCGAGTGGAACGTCTACGTCGGCAACCAGGCACCGGTCCCGGTCGCCGACCGCACCAGCAACCCGAACAAGCTGCCTTGGGCCCCGGCCGGAACGACGTCGCGCTTCTCGATCCTCGGGTTCGCCCCCGAGGGGAACGTCTTCTTCTCCTACAAGATGGACGGCATCGACTGGCCGCTCCAGGTCAACGGCTTCGACATCCACGCCCTGGGCGACCTCGACGCCGACGGCCAGATCTCCGACTTCTGGGTCAGCGACATTTCCACTGAGATTTCGAAGACCGGCGGCACCTTCTAA